A genomic stretch from Petrimonas mucosa includes:
- a CDS encoding alpha-ketoacid dehydrogenase subunit beta — protein MSVMTMVQAINNALDIKLAEDKRVVVYGEDVGVVGGVFRVTEGLQKKYGVERVFDSPLAESAIVGTGLGMALSGLRPVVEMQFEGFSYPAFNQIISNVSRMHNRSRGRFKVPMVIRFPYGGGINAIEHHSESPESLYSHIPGLKVVIPSTPHDAKGLLISAIESDDPVIFMEPKRIYRAIKQEVSTEKFTIPIGKASLLAEGSDVTVVAFGAMVRECQRAMVMAKEAGISVELIDLRTIYPIDRETIRNSLRKTGRLVVVAEAQRSFSVGSELIAIANEEAFLYLEAPPRRVMGFDTIIPLAQGEKYFMITPEKIFYEIEKTVNF, from the coding sequence ATGAGTGTGATGACAATGGTTCAGGCGATCAACAACGCCCTGGACATCAAGCTTGCTGAAGATAAACGTGTTGTGGTCTACGGAGAGGATGTAGGTGTTGTGGGTGGAGTATTCCGCGTAACCGAGGGTTTGCAGAAGAAGTATGGAGTGGAGCGCGTCTTCGATTCTCCCCTGGCCGAATCGGCAATTGTGGGGACCGGACTGGGAATGGCGCTTTCGGGCTTGCGACCGGTGGTAGAGATGCAGTTCGAAGGGTTTTCCTATCCGGCATTCAACCAGATCATCTCCAATGTGTCGCGCATGCACAACCGTTCTCGTGGACGGTTCAAGGTTCCCATGGTAATCCGGTTCCCTTATGGTGGAGGCATCAATGCGATCGAGCACCATTCGGAGAGTCCCGAATCGCTCTACAGCCATATTCCTGGATTGAAAGTGGTGATTCCCTCTACTCCGCACGATGCGAAAGGATTGCTGATTTCGGCCATCGAGAGTGACGATCCGGTCATCTTTATGGAGCCCAAACGGATCTACCGGGCCATCAAGCAGGAGGTGAGTACCGAAAAATTCACCATTCCCATTGGAAAAGCCAGTCTGCTTGCCGAAGGCAGCGACGTCACCGTGGTGGCATTCGGTGCGATGGTCCGTGAATGCCAGCGGGCGATGGTCATGGCCAAGGAGGCAGGAATATCGGTAGAGCTGATCGATCTGAGGACAATCTATCCGATCGACAGGGAGACGATCCGCAATTCGCTGCGCAAGACAGGCCGGTTGGTAGTTGTGGCCGAGGCACAACGGTCGTTCAGTGTCGGCTCCGAGCTGATAGCCATTGCCAACGAGGAGGCTTTCCTCTATCTGGAGGCTCCACCCAGGAGGGTGATGGGCTTTGATACGATTATTCCGCTTGCTCAAGGAGAAAAATATTTCATGATAACGCCCGAGAAGATATTTTACGAAATTGAAAAGACGGTTAATTTCTAA
- the pdhA gene encoding pyruvate dehydrogenase (acetyl-transferring) E1 component subunit alpha, with amino-acid sequence MIFEEFNPMEDRMLRIIDNDGNVIRPDLFPDISDDTIAEAWKAMFFERVADEMAVSFQRQGRMFTYPPNKGQEAIHIAAGEVIRENDWLVPAFREVGVMLAKGVSMKEIFLYYNGNEQGSNFKNAPRVLPINVPIGTQLPHAVGIGYSIKYRKEPDVVFTYIGDGGTSEGDFSEALNFAGVWQVPVVFTIQNNQYAISVPVSTQTRSLNLAVKSIAFGIPGIKVDGNDFFAMYLAYQQASEHARTGKGPVLIEAVTYRCGAHTTSDDPTRYRTREEEEKWKLSDPLLRLKMYMEKRGIWRVNEDELSECYKKEVEKQFVEAENVGYSLEEVFEYNYAEMPDDLRRQKEEYQQFLLWKGNRK; translated from the coding sequence ATGATATTTGAAGAGTTTAATCCGATGGAAGACAGGATGCTCCGGATTATTGACAATGATGGCAATGTAATCCGGCCCGACCTGTTTCCGGATATATCAGACGACACCATTGCAGAGGCATGGAAAGCGATGTTTTTTGAACGGGTAGCCGACGAGATGGCCGTCTCTTTCCAACGACAGGGTCGCATGTTCACCTATCCCCCCAACAAGGGGCAGGAGGCTATCCACATAGCAGCCGGCGAGGTAATCCGAGAGAACGACTGGCTCGTGCCTGCCTTCAGGGAGGTGGGGGTGATGCTGGCAAAGGGGGTCAGCATGAAAGAGATCTTCCTCTACTACAACGGGAACGAACAGGGGAGTAACTTCAAGAATGCCCCGCGGGTATTGCCGATCAATGTTCCCATTGGCACACAGTTGCCTCATGCCGTAGGGATCGGTTACTCCATCAAATACCGGAAGGAGCCGGACGTGGTATTTACCTATATCGGTGACGGGGGCACCTCGGAGGGTGATTTCAGCGAGGCTTTGAATTTTGCCGGCGTATGGCAGGTTCCGGTGGTCTTTACCATCCAGAATAACCAATATGCCATCTCCGTCCCTGTCTCCACTCAAACCCGCTCGTTGAACCTGGCCGTGAAATCGATCGCATTCGGCATTCCGGGGATCAAGGTCGACGGGAACGACTTCTTTGCCATGTATCTGGCCTACCAGCAGGCATCGGAGCATGCCCGGACAGGAAAGGGTCCGGTGCTGATCGAGGCGGTCACCTACCGCTGCGGAGCTCACACCACATCTGACGACCCCACACGCTACCGGACAAGAGAGGAGGAGGAAAAGTGGAAATTGTCGGATCCGCTGTTGCGGCTGAAGATGTATATGGAGAAGCGTGGGATATGGCGGGTGAACGAAGATGAACTGAGTGAATGCTACAAGAAAGAGGTGGAGAAGCAGTTCGTCGAGGCCGAAAATGTAGGTTACTCCCTTGAAGAGGTGTTTGAATACAACTATGCGGAGATGCCTGACGACCTTAGAAGACAGAAGGAGGAGTATCAACAGTTTTTACTTTGGAAAGGAAATCGGAAATGA
- a CDS encoding ROK family protein, producing the protein MKQIIGIDLGGTTIKGGLIAGEKLVREEVADTRAEEGGEVTLAVLKEVIGRLKTEDTSAIGIGVPSVVDRTRGVVYNVQNIRNWEEIHLKKLLVNEFGLPVHIDNDANCFAKGERIYGVGRNFENFVGITLGTGVGGGIIQRGELLSDANCGSGEFGEMPYLDGILEQYCGSFFFSTNYGTTGYEVALKAGENDKEALGIMHEYGKHIAALVKMIVLTVDPQAIIFGGAIARSLPLFRDSMYEHLSSFPYPNSIKKLQILQSELNHPGILGAAALCY; encoded by the coding sequence ATGAAACAGATCATCGGAATAGATTTAGGCGGCACCACCATTAAGGGGGGGTTGATCGCGGGAGAAAAGCTGGTAAGAGAAGAGGTGGCAGATACCAGGGCTGAAGAGGGCGGTGAAGTCACCCTCGCAGTGCTGAAAGAGGTTATCGGCAGATTGAAAACCGAAGATACCAGCGCCATCGGGATCGGCGTGCCCAGTGTAGTGGACCGCACAAGGGGGGTCGTATACAACGTACAGAACATCAGAAATTGGGAGGAGATACACCTGAAAAAGTTACTGGTGAACGAGTTCGGTCTGCCTGTCCATATCGACAACGATGCAAACTGTTTTGCCAAGGGAGAACGGATCTACGGAGTTGGCCGCAATTTTGAAAATTTTGTGGGCATAACCCTGGGAACCGGTGTGGGAGGTGGAATAATCCAGAGAGGGGAGTTGCTGAGCGACGCCAACTGCGGATCGGGAGAATTCGGTGAGATGCCCTACCTCGACGGTATCCTCGAGCAGTATTGCGGCAGCTTCTTCTTTAGCACCAACTATGGAACAACGGGGTATGAAGTTGCCCTTAAAGCGGGAGAAAACGATAAAGAGGCTCTGGGGATCATGCACGAGTATGGAAAACATATTGCCGCGCTGGTGAAAATGATTGTTCTCACCGTAGATCCGCAGGCCATTATCTTTGGGGGTGCGATCGCCCGGTCGCTCCCGCTGTTCCGTGATTCGATGTACGAACACCTGAGCAGTTTTCCCTATCCCAATTCAATCAAGAAACTCCAAATATTGCAATCGGAACTGAACCATCCGGGAATCCTGGGGGCCGCAGCATTGTGTTATTGA
- a CDS encoding acetate--CoA ligase family protein: MITPQLIKPKSIAVVGASDNLGKPGGKVLYNIKNGNFDGELYAVNPKHERIQGVPTFKSISDLPQTDLAILAIPAKLSLPAVKGLLEEKGTKAVIVLSAGFSEMGPMGRKMEQEMSRLAERHQATLIGPNCIGVMNPYHQSVFISPVPEMEWGGAALVSSSGATSVFILESALSKGLAFSSIFSVGNGGHTCVDDVLEYLNDTYEHGRSPQSILIYIESIRKPQLLLRSARELVAKGCRIAAVKSGISDAGGRAAASHTGAMLNSDMAVDALFRKAGIIRCNSRSELTAMGALFQHPRLKGKRIAIITHAGGPGVMLTDLLSTGGMEVPRLSDELMQGLREELFEGASTANPIDILATGTAEQLERCITFCEGLDTIDGMVVIFGSPGLFSNIDVYRVIREQQNICRKPVYTILPSILNAKEEMDQFVQAGGVLFDDEYLLGNALLSESRYVAPVTEMEGVRLKNAEKISELLKGRKGLVDIRTGFELLDLMEVKRPMHLMTSSETEAMDAARKIGFPLVMKVVGPLHKSDVGGVVLDVTTPDAVRTHFSRLIGIKDATGVELCQMERGLELFVGVKKEPCFGHLITCGLGGIFVEILNDIQYALAPVGMSEALQMIRSLKSYKLLQGARGKEGISEEVLADVICKVSGLLTLVPEIEEMDLNPLIGHGRHLSAVDVVIRMGGAQ; encoded by the coding sequence ATGATAACACCGCAACTGATAAAGCCGAAAAGCATTGCCGTGGTAGGAGCCTCCGACAATCTCGGGAAACCCGGCGGAAAGGTGCTTTACAACATCAAGAACGGAAACTTTGATGGAGAGCTCTATGCCGTGAACCCAAAACATGAGAGGATCCAGGGCGTGCCAACCTTCAAGAGCATATCGGATCTGCCTCAAACCGATCTGGCCATCCTGGCCATTCCGGCCAAACTCTCTCTCCCTGCAGTAAAAGGTCTGCTCGAGGAGAAAGGTACAAAAGCTGTTATTGTACTCTCTGCCGGATTCTCAGAGATGGGTCCCATGGGCAGGAAGATGGAGCAGGAGATGTCGCGTCTGGCAGAGAGGCACCAGGCTACCCTTATCGGTCCCAACTGCATCGGGGTGATGAATCCCTATCACCAGTCGGTCTTTATCTCTCCCGTACCTGAGATGGAGTGGGGAGGAGCAGCTCTTGTTTCCAGTTCCGGAGCAACCTCTGTCTTTATCCTGGAATCGGCATTGAGCAAGGGGCTCGCCTTCTCCTCCATATTTTCGGTGGGAAACGGGGGACATACCTGTGTGGATGATGTGCTGGAGTACCTAAACGATACCTACGAGCATGGCAGATCACCCCAATCTATCCTGATCTACATCGAGAGCATCCGGAAACCGCAGCTACTGCTGAGATCTGCCCGGGAACTGGTCGCCAAGGGGTGTCGCATCGCTGCCGTAAAGTCGGGGATATCCGATGCCGGTGGCCGTGCCGCCGCATCGCATACCGGTGCAATGCTCAATTCCGACATGGCTGTGGATGCCCTCTTCAGGAAAGCCGGCATTATCAGGTGTAACAGCCGCAGTGAATTGACCGCCATGGGGGCACTCTTTCAGCACCCCAGGCTGAAAGGGAAGCGGATTGCAATCATCACCCATGCCGGAGGACCCGGGGTGATGCTTACCGATCTGCTCTCTACCGGCGGAATGGAGGTTCCCCGCTTGTCCGACGAGTTGATGCAGGGGTTGAGGGAGGAGCTGTTCGAGGGGGCATCTACAGCCAACCCAATTGACATTCTGGCCACAGGGACAGCTGAGCAGTTGGAGAGATGCATCACCTTTTGTGAGGGACTGGATACGATCGACGGGATGGTGGTCATTTTCGGCAGCCCGGGCCTCTTCTCCAATATCGACGTTTACCGGGTGATACGCGAACAGCAAAACATCTGCCGCAAACCGGTCTATACCATATTGCCATCCATACTGAACGCGAAGGAGGAGATGGATCAGTTTGTGCAGGCGGGGGGTGTTTTATTCGACGATGAGTATCTGCTGGGAAATGCGCTGCTGAGTGAAAGCCGGTATGTTGCACCTGTAACGGAAATGGAGGGTGTAAGGTTGAAAAATGCTGAGAAAATCAGCGAGTTGCTGAAGGGACGAAAAGGTCTGGTTGATATCCGGACAGGTTTTGAACTGCTCGATTTGATGGAGGTGAAACGTCCCATGCACCTGATGACCTCCTCCGAGACGGAGGCGATGGATGCTGCCAGGAAGATCGGTTTTCCGTTGGTGATGAAAGTGGTGGGACCTCTCCATAAATCGGATGTGGGCGGTGTCGTGCTGGATGTGACAACTCCTGATGCCGTCCGTACCCACTTCTCCCGGCTGATCGGGATAAAAGATGCCACCGGTGTTGAACTCTGCCAGATGGAACGTGGACTTGAACTGTTTGTGGGAGTGAAGAAAGAACCGTGCTTCGGTCATCTCATCACCTGCGGTCTGGGCGGAATTTTCGTAGAGATACTCAACGACATCCAATACGCACTGGCGCCGGTTGGCATGTCGGAGGCGCTGCAGATGATCCGCTCGTTGAAGTCCTACAAGCTGCTCCAGGGCGCCCGCGGTAAAGAGGGCATCAGCGAGGAGGTCCTTGCCGATGTGATATGCAAAGTATCCGGCCTCCTGACGCTGGTTCCGGAGATTGAAGAGATGGACCTCAATCCGCTAATCGGGCATGGGCGACATCTCTCGGCCGTGGATGTGGTGATCAGGATGGGGGGAGCTCAATAA
- a CDS encoding dipeptidyl-peptidase 3 family protein, translated as MKKVIFMLSTFFLMAACSGDKSGTASQSAGPDLPDSTFQYKVDRFADVEILRYYVPGFKDLPLAQKELIYYLSQAALEGRDILFDQNNRYNLTIRRVCEGVYENYMGDKSSEDWKNFETYLKQIWMANGIHHHYSEDKILPKFSKEYFVSIVKGVDPGRMPFRDGMAADETLNEILPVMFDPKVMPKRMNQAAGADLIASSAVNFYEGVTQKEVEDFYNAMKDPNDQTPISYGLNSKVVKKDGVITEQVWKLGGMYDKAIARIIGWLEKAAAVAENEQQKEVINTLIDYYKTGDLKTFDEYSIKWVNDTVSRVDFINGFIESYTDPLGMKATWEAMVNFKSEEASKRTQLISDNAQWFEDNSPIDDRFKKEQVKGVSAKVITAAILGGDCYPATPIGINLPNANWIRRDHGSKSVTIDNITSAYDMAAQGSGFNEEFMWSEAEQELSRQYGSLTDNLHTDLHECLGHGSGKLLPGVDGDALKAYGSPLEEARADLFALYYLGDAKLVELGLLPNAEAYKAEYYKYIMNGAMTQLTRIEPGKDIEQAHMRNRALISNWVLDKGKAENVVEMKQRDGKTYIVVNDYEKLRGLFGQLLAEVQRIKSEGDYEAGKALVESYGVKVNQALHKEILERYAKLNLAPYKGFVNPVYKLVTDENGKVTDVTISYNENYVDQQLRYSRQYSVLPLKN; from the coding sequence ATGAAAAAAGTTATTTTTATGTTATCAACCTTTTTCCTGATGGCTGCCTGTTCGGGCGACAAATCGGGAACCGCCAGCCAATCTGCCGGACCGGACCTGCCGGACTCCACGTTCCAGTATAAGGTCGACCGGTTTGCCGATGTGGAGATACTTCGTTACTATGTTCCCGGATTCAAGGATCTGCCGTTAGCCCAGAAAGAGCTGATCTACTATCTCTCTCAGGCTGCCCTGGAAGGCCGTGACATTCTGTTCGACCAGAACAACCGCTACAACCTGACAATCCGCAGGGTGTGCGAAGGCGTTTATGAAAACTACATGGGCGACAAGTCTTCGGAGGATTGGAAGAACTTCGAGACCTACCTCAAGCAGATCTGGATGGCCAACGGAATCCACCACCACTACTCGGAGGACAAGATCCTGCCGAAATTCTCGAAGGAGTATTTTGTATCCATCGTCAAGGGGGTAGACCCCGGCCGCATGCCCTTCCGCGACGGAATGGCTGCCGATGAGACGCTGAATGAGATCCTTCCGGTGATGTTCGATCCCAAGGTGATGCCCAAGAGGATGAACCAAGCTGCCGGTGCCGACTTGATTGCCAGCTCAGCGGTAAACTTCTACGAGGGTGTTACCCAGAAAGAGGTGGAGGATTTCTACAACGCAATGAAAGATCCGAACGACCAGACGCCGATATCGTACGGATTGAACAGCAAGGTGGTGAAAAAGGATGGAGTCATCACCGAACAAGTATGGAAACTGGGCGGCATGTATGACAAGGCGATTGCCCGCATCATCGGCTGGCTTGAAAAAGCGGCCGCCGTTGCCGAGAACGAACAGCAGAAAGAGGTGATTAACACGCTGATTGATTACTATAAGACGGGCGACCTGAAAACGTTCGACGAGTATTCGATCAAATGGGTGAACGATACCGTTTCACGCGTTGATTTCATCAACGGTTTCATCGAGAGCTACACCGATCCGCTTGGCATGAAGGCCACCTGGGAAGCCATGGTGAACTTCAAGAGCGAGGAGGCCTCGAAACGGACACAACTCATCAGCGACAACGCGCAGTGGTTCGAGGACAATTCACCTATTGACGACCGATTCAAGAAGGAGCAGGTGAAGGGGGTATCGGCCAAGGTGATCACAGCAGCCATACTGGGTGGTGATTGCTACCCGGCAACACCCATCGGTATAAACCTGCCCAATGCCAACTGGATCCGTCGCGACCACGGGTCGAAGTCGGTAACGATCGACAATATCACATCGGCTTACGACATGGCAGCACAAGGAAGCGGATTCAACGAAGAGTTCATGTGGAGTGAAGCCGAACAGGAGCTGTCGAGACAATATGGCTCGCTAACCGACAACCTGCATACCGACCTGCACGAATGTCTCGGTCACGGATCGGGCAAACTGCTGCCTGGAGTTGACGGCGATGCATTGAAAGCTTACGGCTCTCCGCTTGAAGAGGCCAGGGCCGACCTCTTCGCGCTCTACTACCTGGGCGATGCCAAGCTGGTTGAGCTGGGACTCCTTCCCAATGCTGAGGCATACAAGGCAGAGTACTACAAATATATCATGAACGGCGCGATGACTCAACTGACTCGCATCGAGCCCGGAAAAGATATTGAACAGGCACATATGCGCAACCGTGCACTCATCTCCAACTGGGTGCTCGATAAGGGCAAGGCCGAGAATGTGGTTGAAATGAAACAGCGCGACGGCAAGACCTATATCGTGGTGAACGACTACGAAAAGCTGCGCGGACTATTCGGTCAGCTGCTTGCTGAAGTACAGCGCATCAAGTCGGAAGGCGATTACGAAGCTGGCAAAGCGCTCGTGGAGAGTTATGGCGTAAAGGTGAACCAGGCGTTGCACAAAGAGATACTGGAGCGCTACGCAAAGCTGAATCTGGCTCCCTACAAGGGTTTTGTAAACCCGGTTTACAAGCTGGTGACCGATGAAAATGGCAAGGTGACCGATGTGACCATCTCTTACAACGAGAACTACGTCGATCAGCAACTGCGCTATTCACGCCAATATTCGGTACTTCCGTTGAAAAACTGA
- a CDS encoding bifunctional folylpolyglutamate synthase/dihydrofolate synthase, which produces MSYPETLEYLYAQMPEYQRIGHLAYKPGLENSHRLDTLFNHPHQRYRTIHVGGTNGKGSTSHLLAAILGESGYKVGLYTSPHLVDFRERIRVNGEMVPEGYVIDFVEKYRDRVEPIMPSFFELTMEMAFLYFAEQQVDVAVVEVGLGGRLDSTNIISPDLCVITNIGFDHMQYLGNTLPEIAAEKAGIIKPGVAVVIGEAEDEAVREVFDTKARSVGAPILFAERELSGFSADWNNDQWRIDTCEYPNLTYQLGGFAQEKNARTVLTAVSELKRQGYRIPEEAVYGGFAHVKELTGLRGRWELLQTRPRIICDTGHNAHGIRYIVSQLQQENYHRLHMVFGMVNDKDITPVLAMLPRQANYYFTRASVERALDGETLAQQAAAFGLQGDCYGGVASAIEAAKENADEDDLIFIGGSSFIVADALPLFR; this is translated from the coding sequence ATGAGCTACCCTGAAACGCTGGAATACCTCTACGCTCAGATGCCTGAATATCAACGTATCGGACATCTAGCCTACAAACCGGGGCTGGAGAACAGCCACCGTCTCGACACCCTCTTCAACCATCCGCACCAACGGTACAGGACCATTCACGTTGGAGGCACCAATGGCAAAGGCTCCACCTCACACCTGCTGGCCGCCATTCTCGGGGAGTCGGGCTATAAAGTGGGCTTATACACCTCGCCCCACCTGGTAGACTTCCGCGAACGGATCAGGGTCAATGGTGAGATGGTGCCCGAAGGCTACGTGATCGATTTCGTCGAAAAATATCGAGATCGGGTCGAGCCCATCATGCCCTCCTTCTTCGAACTTACGATGGAGATGGCATTCCTCTACTTTGCAGAACAGCAGGTGGATGTGGCTGTCGTCGAGGTGGGACTGGGAGGACGGCTCGACAGCACCAACATCATCTCACCCGATCTCTGCGTCATCACCAACATCGGCTTCGACCACATGCAGTACCTGGGAAATACGCTTCCGGAGATTGCAGCGGAGAAAGCCGGCATCATCAAGCCCGGAGTAGCGGTTGTGATTGGTGAAGCGGAAGATGAGGCAGTAAGGGAGGTCTTTGATACAAAAGCCCGATCCGTAGGGGCTCCCATTCTGTTTGCAGAAAGGGAACTGAGCGGTTTTTCAGCAGATTGGAACAACGATCAGTGGAGAATCGATACATGCGAATACCCAAATCTGACATATCAATTGGGTGGATTCGCACAGGAAAAGAATGCCCGTACCGTTCTGACTGCGGTGTCGGAACTGAAACGTCAGGGGTACCGGATACCGGAAGAGGCGGTCTATGGCGGATTTGCCCATGTCAAGGAGCTGACCGGTCTGAGGGGGCGTTGGGAACTGCTGCAGACCCGGCCCAGGATCATCTGTGATACCGGCCACAATGCACACGGCATACGCTATATCGTATCGCAACTACAACAGGAGAACTACCACAGGCTGCACATGGTTTTCGGCATGGTCAACGACAAGGATATCACTCCGGTGCTGGCGATGCTGCCCAGGCAGGCCAACTACTATTTCACGCGGGCATCGGTGGAACGGGCGCTGGACGGGGAGACGCTGGCACAGCAGGCGGCGGCGTTCGGTCTGCAGGGTGACTGTTACGGCGGAGTGGCATCGGCAATTGAGGCTGCCAAAGAAAACGCCGACGAAGATGACCTCATCTTCATCGGCGGCAGTTCCTTTATTGTGGCAGATGCACTGCCTCTCTTCAGATAG
- a CDS encoding thymidylate synthase, whose product MKQYLDLLQRVLDEGVRKEDRTGTGTISVFGHQCRFRLSDGFPLLTTKKLHLKSIIHELLWFLDGDTNVKYLNDNGVRIWNEWADENGDLGHIYGYQWRSWPDYNGGHIDQIAQVVETIKHNPDSRRIIVSSWNVADIPNMNLPPCHAFFQFYVAEGKLSLQLYQRSADIFLGVPFNIASYALLLKMMAQVTGLQEGEFVHTLGDAHIYLNHLEQVKLQLTREPRPLPDMKINPDVKDIFSFRYEDFELVNYDPYPHIKGEVAV is encoded by the coding sequence ATGAAACAATATTTAGATTTACTCCAGCGCGTGCTGGATGAAGGGGTAAGAAAAGAGGACCGCACGGGTACAGGGACCATCAGTGTTTTCGGACACCAGTGCCGTTTCAGGTTGAGCGACGGATTCCCCCTGCTTACAACAAAAAAACTTCATCTGAAATCGATCATACATGAGCTGTTGTGGTTTCTTGACGGGGACACCAATGTAAAATACCTGAACGATAACGGTGTACGCATCTGGAACGAGTGGGCGGATGAGAATGGCGACCTGGGACACATTTACGGTTACCAGTGGCGTTCATGGCCCGATTACAACGGTGGACACATCGATCAGATAGCCCAGGTGGTAGAGACCATAAAGCACAATCCCGATTCGCGCCGCATCATTGTCAGCTCGTGGAACGTAGCCGATATCCCCAACATGAACCTTCCACCCTGTCATGCCTTCTTCCAGTTCTATGTGGCAGAGGGTAAACTGAGCCTGCAGCTCTACCAGAGGAGTGCCGACATATTTCTGGGCGTGCCTTTCAATATTGCCTCGTACGCCCTGCTGCTGAAGATGATGGCCCAGGTGACGGGACTTCAGGAGGGTGAATTCGTTCACACCCTCGGTGATGCCCACATCTACCTGAACCACCTGGAACAGGTGAAACTGCAGCTTACGCGTGAGCCGAGACCGCTGCCCGATATGAAAATAAATCCCGATGTGAAAGATATTTTTAGCTTCAGGTACGAAGATTTTGAACTGGTGAACTACGATCCCTATCCACATATCAAGGGGGAGGTTGCGGTATGA
- a CDS encoding dihydrofolate reductase, protein MTEKHQAIALIVALDGQNGIGRKGDLLCHLPDDLKHFKQITTGHVVIMGRKTYASLPKGALPNRTNIVITSQAREDFPGCKVARSVEEALSLCSGQEKVFIIGGGQLYRTSLHLVSRLYITRIHHIFDDADTFFPEINETEWELTGEEHHLPDERHPYGFTFQTYSRKNR, encoded by the coding sequence ATGACAGAGAAGCATCAGGCCATTGCTCTCATCGTTGCCCTGGACGGGCAGAATGGCATCGGTCGCAAGGGCGATCTGCTCTGCCATCTTCCCGACGATCTGAAACATTTCAAGCAGATTACAACAGGGCATGTCGTGATCATGGGACGAAAAACCTACGCGTCACTGCCGAAAGGGGCTCTGCCCAACCGGACCAACATCGTGATCACCTCGCAAGCTCGGGAGGATTTTCCGGGGTGCAAGGTTGCCCGCTCGGTAGAAGAGGCCCTCTCCCTTTGCAGCGGCCAGGAGAAGGTGTTCATCATCGGAGGGGGGCAACTCTATCGCACCTCCTTGCACCTGGTCTCCAGACTTTACATCACCCGGATTCATCACATCTTCGACGATGCAGACACCTTCTTTCCGGAGATCAATGAGACCGAATGGGAACTCACCGGAGAAGAGCATCACCTTCCGGACGAGCGGCACCCTTACGGCTTTACGTTCCAGACCTACTCCAGAAAAAACAGGTAG